The Granulicella arctica genome has a segment encoding these proteins:
- a CDS encoding TetR/AcrR family transcriptional regulator: MPKSSHREKILVEGMRVMHKQGFAGSSVRDITKAAEVPQGSFTNHFSSKEAFGIEVLNIYYKSCFGLTGQTLLNDALPPLSRLRKWLDGMLDTMNNDDEWNGCMLGNFGADHSEGTNQLQERVREIFLELQFNLGYCLRAAVKVGELPKGTDVIGLAAFIQSSIEGAVLVSKAIKSRLPMEALRKVLFNSVLLTHQN; the protein is encoded by the coding sequence GTGCCGAAGTCGTCGCATAGAGAGAAAATCCTCGTAGAGGGAATGCGGGTGATGCACAAGCAAGGCTTCGCGGGTTCGAGTGTCCGCGATATCACCAAAGCTGCAGAGGTTCCGCAAGGATCCTTCACCAATCACTTCTCCTCGAAAGAAGCCTTCGGCATCGAGGTCCTCAACATCTATTACAAGAGCTGCTTCGGCCTCACAGGGCAGACACTCTTAAACGACGCGCTTCCACCGCTGTCACGCCTTAGGAAATGGCTTGATGGCATGTTGGATACGATGAACAATGATGATGAGTGGAATGGTTGTATGTTGGGGAACTTTGGAGCAGACCACTCGGAGGGTACGAATCAGTTACAGGAGCGCGTCCGTGAGATTTTCCTCGAATTGCAATTCAATCTCGGATACTGCCTTAGGGCAGCAGTAAAAGTGGGCGAATTGCCAAAAGGAACCGATGTCATTGGTCTCGCGGCATTCATTCAGTCTTCGATTGAGGGTGCGGTTCTTGTCTCTAAAGCGATCAAGAGTCGGCTTCCGATGGAAGCTCTTCGCAAGGTTCTTTTCAACTCCGTCCTACTTACTCATCAAAACTGA